One segment of Chloroflexota bacterium DNA contains the following:
- a CDS encoding endonuclease domain-containing protein, with translation MSATSRARRLRSGSTDAERVLWRLLRNREFGGWKFRRQAPIGRYVVDFVCFEKRLIVEVDGGGHQRRVHADAERTRWLEGQGFRVVRFWNNQVLGETAAVEEAVLTALETGASPSP, from the coding sequence ATGAGCGCCACATCCAGAGCGCGGCGTCTCCGCAGCGGCTCCACCGACGCCGAAAGGGTCTTGTGGCGGCTGCTCCGCAATCGTGAGTTCGGGGGTTGGAAGTTTCGCCGGCAGGCGCCTATCGGTCGCTATGTTGTCGATTTCGTCTGTTTCGAAAAGCGGCTGATCGTCGAGGTGGATGGCGGAGGGCATCAGCGACGAGTGCATGCCGATGCTGAGCGCACGCGGTGGCTGGAAGGCCAGGGATTTCGGGTAGTCAGGTTTTGGAATAACCAGGTCTTGGGAGAGACGGCTGCGGTTGAAGAAGCAGTTCTGACAGCGCTGGAGACCGGGGCGTCACCCTCACCCTAA
- a CDS encoding C-terminal binding protein, which translates to MIHGLPARFSELAYDSSNACGTVAAVLHPGGISRMSDKGFRVALANGLRYASVLDFTHLLDAVGASLTVVDAPTSDDEAVVRLAGYDGIIWPHGPYRLRPFDRLPDLQGVIAPTVGVDHVDLEAATAAGVVVGNLPAFATEQTADAAMFLIIGSVRRVPQMWAQWRQGNRAIPAWEAQIRPIGDMRGATLALIGFGRIARAVSVRAQSFGMRCIAYGPTVSPWEAASLGVELVDLDTAFTTGDVVSVHLPLNAGTHHFVNGDLLARMKSSAVLINVSRGAVVDEAALLEALRSGCIAGAGLDVFEQEPVTPDNPLVGLPNVLWLPHAGGSSEEGIRRVGEGSAEQMAWLAQGYWPRHVANLGVTPRVNLRRRGYPERRAVDDCPTAK; encoded by the coding sequence GTGATTCACGGGCTGCCCGCCCGCTTCAGCGAACTGGCCTACGACTCATCCAATGCGTGCGGTACGGTTGCCGCAGTGCTGCATCCAGGCGGGATCAGTCGCATGTCCGACAAGGGGTTTCGGGTGGCGCTGGCCAACGGGCTGCGCTACGCCTCCGTGCTCGACTTCACGCACCTGCTCGACGCCGTCGGCGCGTCGCTGACGGTCGTCGATGCGCCCACCTCGGATGACGAGGCCGTGGTGCGGCTGGCGGGTTACGACGGGATCATTTGGCCCCACGGTCCCTATCGGCTCAGGCCCTTCGACCGGCTCCCCGACCTGCAGGGCGTGATCGCCCCGACCGTAGGCGTGGACCACGTCGACCTGGAAGCCGCCACCGCCGCCGGCGTGGTGGTGGGCAATCTCCCGGCCTTCGCCACGGAGCAGACGGCGGACGCGGCGATGTTCCTCATCATCGGCTCGGTGCGGCGGGTGCCCCAGATGTGGGCCCAATGGCGCCAGGGAAACCGCGCCATCCCGGCCTGGGAGGCCCAAATCAGGCCGATCGGCGACATGCGCGGCGCCACCCTGGCGCTGATCGGGTTCGGACGCATCGCGCGGGCGGTTTCGGTGCGGGCGCAGAGCTTCGGCATGCGCTGCATCGCCTATGGCCCCACGGTGTCGCCCTGGGAGGCCGCCTCGCTCGGCGTCGAGCTGGTCGACCTGGACACGGCCTTCACCACCGGCGACGTGGTCTCCGTGCACCTGCCGCTGAATGCCGGCACGCACCATTTTGTGAACGGCGACCTGCTGGCCCGCATGAAGTCGTCCGCCGTGCTCATCAACGTGTCGCGTGGAGCGGTGGTCGACGAGGCGGCGCTGCTCGAGGCGCTGCGGTCCGGCTGTATCGCCGGCGCCGGGCTCGACGTCTTCGAGCAGGAGCCGGTGACGCCGGACAACCCGCTGGTCGGCCTGCCCAACGTGCTCTGGCTGCCCCACGCCGGCGGCTCCTCCGAGGAGGGCATCCGCCGCGTCGGCGAAGGCTCAGCCGAGCAAATGGCCTGGCTGGCCCAGGGCTACTGGCCGCGCCACGTGGCGAATCTAGGGGTCACACCCAGAGTGAATCTGCGGCGGCGAGGCTATCCCGAGCGAAGGGCAGTGGATGATTGCCCTACTGCCAAATGA